In Tachysurus vachellii isolate PV-2020 chromosome 10, HZAU_Pvac_v1, whole genome shotgun sequence, the following proteins share a genomic window:
- the eprs1 gene encoding bifunctional glutamate/proline--tRNA ligase isoform X2, translated as MALNLTVNPSNLPLGALLAAEHVKGSVSVSVEEGKDTKLQVSDQVQFNDVNSITRYLARVVPGLGLYGSNMLEQTEVDHWLEFSARSLSGRSDLAPALAELDAALSLRTFLVGHKVTLADLCVWASLKGSREWQAAQAKPGSFPHVCRWFSFLSSQMPFSEVGTKWASKLSSSLAAPVAKEKKQDLGKFVELPGAEMGKVVVRFPPEASGYLHIGHAKAALLNQHYQVNFKGKLIMRFDDTNPEKEKEDFEKVILEDVAMLQIKPDQFTFTSDHFPTIQRLAEQLLQEGKAYVDDTPPDKMKQEREQRIESHNRKNSVEKNVQMWEEMKAGTEFGQTCCMRAKIDMSSNNGCMRDPTLYRCKIASHPRTGNTYKVYPTYDFACPIVDSIENVTHALRTTEYHDRDEQYYWVIDALRLRKPYIWEYARLNLNNTLLSKRKLTWFVDQGYVDGWDDPRFPTVRGVLRRGMTVEGLKQFIAAQGGSRSVVNMEWDKIWAFNKKVIDPIAPRFSALLSSQVVPISISDTKEEMKEVAKHPKNADVGMKQVWYGPKVFVEGADAETFTEGETVTFINWGNVIITKIHKDSSGTISSLEGRLNLENTDYKKTTKITWLADTPNAPFTPTVCVSYQHLITKPVLGKDDNFKDYINPNSKTEEIMLGDPCLKDLKKGDIIQLQRRGFYICDQSYEPVSPHSCKESPCVLLYIPDGHTKEMPTSGSKDKNKGQPTNKPVKAEPEVSAAPVANSQQIPSSCPFTRVAEQGEVVRKLKAEKAPKDKIDAAVKELLARKAEFKQLTGQDYKPDMTPPSAAHTKPAPTSTSSPTDLYTQVAAQGELVRKLKTEKSAKEQIDAAVKQLLFLKEEYKKVTGQDYKPGAAPAPSAPAPSAPAPSAPASSTTTPSVSSAPKSLNKDAVDTYHRVSEQGDLVRKLKTDKAPKDQVDAAVKQLLNLKAEYKQQTGKEYKPGQSPSSPAPAQANPAPPNSCASPQAQALYAQVSHQGEQVRKLKTEKAPKEQVDTAVKTLLELKGQYKALTGQEYKPVSAAPGAGGTGSEDKSRKERENTSEKQGGGGRKPQKGGEKPQQGQESGAGGAGDGQGPKKQTRLGLETKKEENLSDWYSQVITKAEMIEYYDVSGCYVLRPWSYAIWESIKEFFDREIKKLGVENCYFPMFVSQAALEKEKSHIADFAPEVAWVTRSGKTELAEPIAVRPTSETVMYPAYAKWVQSHRDLPIKLNQWCNVVRWEFKHPQPFLRTREFLWQEGHTAFATKEEAAEEVLQILDLYARVYEELMAIPVVKGRKTEKEKFAGGDYTTTIEAFISASGRAIQGATSHHLGQNFSKMFEIMFEDPKKPGEKQLAYQNSWGITTRTIGVLTMVHGDNMGLVLPPRVACLQVIIIPCGVTVSLPEAEKELLLAQCNKYLSRLQKAEIRVKSDLRDNYSPGWKFNHWELKGVPIRLEVGPKDLKQNQCVAVRRDTGEKIILPDGELEKKIAHLLEEIQDNLFKRASADLKSNMVAVDTMAQFQKELDQGKIVQIPFCGGGDCEDWIKKTTAKDQDLEPGAPSMGAKSLCIPFQPLKTLQPGQMCVSGKEPAQYYTLFGRSY; from the exons ATGGCTTTAAACCTTACCGTCAATCCCAGCAACCTACCGCTAG GGGCGCTGTTAGCAGCAGAGCACGTGAAGGGCAGCGTCAGTGTCTCTGTGGAGGAAGGCAAAGACACCAAACTCCAAGTCTCTGA cCAGGTGCAGTTCAATGACGTAAACTCCATTACACGTTACCTTGCACGTGTAGTACCAGGCCTGGGTCTGTATGGCTCCAACATGCTGGAACAAACTGAG GTGGACCACTGGCTAGAGTTCAGCGCCCGTAGCCTGAGTGGACGGTCGGACCTGGCTCCTGCTCTTGCAGAATTGGATGCAGCACTGTCACTGCGCACCTTCCTGGTGGGCCACAAAGTGACCCTGGctgatctctgtgtgtgggcTTCTCTCAAAG GGAGTCGGGAGTGGCAGGCAGCGCAGGCTAAACCCGGGTCCTTTCCTCATGTTTGCCGCTGGTTCTCTTTCCTGAGCTCTCAGATGCCCTTTAGTGAGGTGGGCACCAAGTGGGCCAGCAAGCTCTCAAGCAGTCTGGCTGCT CCTGTCGCAAAAGAGAAGAAGCAGGATCTTGGGAAATTTGTGGAGCTGCCTGGTGCCGAGATGGGAAAAGTTGTGGTGCGATTCCCTCCAGAGGCCAGTGG GTACTTGCACATAGGCCATGCCAAGGCTGCCCTTCTCAACCAGCACTACCAGGTTAACTTTAAGGGCAAGCTGATCATGCGCTTTGATGACACAAACCCTGAGAAGGAAAAGGAGGACTTTGAGAAG GTGATCTTGGAGGATGTGGCCATGCTGCAGATTAAGCCGGATCAGTTCACCTTCACAAGCGACCACTTCCCCACCATCCAGCGTCTGGCTGAGCAGCTGCTTCAGGAAGGCAAAGCCTACGTTGATGACACACCCCCTGACAAAATGAAGCAGGAGAGGGAGCAGAGGATCGAGTCACACAACCGCAAAAACT CTGTGGAGAAGAACGTTCAGATGTGGGAGGAGATGAAGGCAGGCACAGAGTTTGGTCAGACCTGCTGTATGAGAGCTAAGATTGATATGAGCTCCAACAATGGCTGCATGCGTGACCCTACACTGTACCGCTGCAAAATTGCATCCCATCCCCGCACTGGCAACACGTACAA GGTGTACCCCACGTATGACTTTGCCTGCCCCATTGTAGACAGCATTGAGAATGTGACCCATGCGCTCCGCACCACAGAGTACCACGACCGTGATGAGCAGTACTACTGGGTAATCGATGCCCTGCGGCTGCGCAAGCCCTACATTTGGGAATACGCTAGACTCAATCTCAACAACACTCTGCTCTCTAAGAGGAAGCTCACCTGGTTTGTGGATCAGGGCTATGTGGATGGATG GGATGACCCACGGTTCCCCACGGTCAGAGGAGTCCTGCGCAGGGGAATGACTGTTGAAGGGCTCAAGCAATTCATTGCTGCACAG GGTGGATCCAGGTCTGTGGTCAACATGGAGTGGGATAAGATCTGGGCATTTAACAAAAAG GTCATTGACCCCATAGCTCCAAGGTTCAGTGCCCTGCTGAGCTCACAAGTTGTACCTATCTCAATTTCTGATACCAAGGAAGAAATGAAGGAGGTGGCCAAACACCCAAAG AACGCTGATGTGGGGATGAAGCAGGTATGGTATGGCCCAAAGGTGTTTGTTGAGGGAGCAGATGCTGAGACCTTCACCGAAGGAGAGACTGTTACCTTCATTAACTGGGGCAACGTCATCATCACTAAAATTCACAA AGACAGCAGTGGAACCATCTCATCTCTGGAAGGGCGTCTGAACCTGGAGAACACAGACTATAAGAAGACCACCAAGATCACTTGGTTGGCTGACACCCCCAATGCTCCCTTCACCCCTACTGTGTGTGTCAGCTATCAGCACCTCATCACCAAACCTGTGCTGGGCAAAGATGACAATTTCAAGGACTACATTAATCCAAACAGCAAG ACCGAGGAGATCATGCTAGGTGACCCATGTCTGAAGGACTTGAAGAAGGGTGACATCATCCAGCTGCAGAGGAGGGGCTTCTATATCTGTGATCAGTCATATGAACCAGTCAG TCCTCATAGCTGTAAGGAGAGCCCCTGTGTCCTGCTGTATATACCAGATGGCCACACCAAGGAGATGCCCACATCTGGCTCCAAGGACAAAAATAAGGGCCAGCCAACCAACAAGCCT GTAAAAGCTGAGCCTGAAGTGTCTGCAGCCCCTGTAGCCAACAGCCAACAAATACCTTCATCTTGTCCTTTCACACGTGTAGCTGAGCAAGGCGAAGTGGTGCGGAAACTGAAGGCCGAGAAAGCACCCAAG GACAAAATAGATGCAGCTGTAAAAGAACTTTTGGCTCGCAAAGCTGAGTTTAAGCAACTCACAGGTCAGGATTACAAACCCGACATGACTCCTCCCTCTGCAGCACACACAAAGCCAGCTCCAACATCTACCTCGTCCCCTACTGATCTCTACACGCAAGTGGCTGCACAGGGAGAGCTGGTCAGGAAACTCAAAACAGAGAAATCAGCAAAG GAACAAATTGATGCTGCTGTGAAACAGCTGCTCTTTCTAAAGGAAGAGTATAAGAAGGTGACTGGTCAGGACTACAAGCCAGGAGCTGCTCCTGCTCCTTCAGCTCCTGCTCCTTCAGCTCCTGCTCCTTCAGCTCCTGCTTCATCAACCACCACGCCATCAGTGTCCTCAGCACCCAAAAGCCTCAATAAAGATGCTGTGGACACTTACCATCGTGTCTCAGAGCAGGGTGACCTTGTGAGGAAACTGAAAACTGACAAGGCACCTAAG GATCAGGTGGATGCTGCTGTGAAACAGCTGCTGAATCTGAAGGCTGAATATAAACAGCAAACTGGAAAAGAGTATAAACCAGGCCAGTCTCCCAGTTCTCCAGCCCCTGCACAG GCCAACCCTGCACCTCCCAACTCCTGCGCTTCCCCTCAGGCACAGGCTCTATATGCACAGGTCTCCCACCAGGGGGAGCAAGTGAGAAAGCTCAAAACAGAGAAAGCCCCAAAG gaacAGGTCGACACAGCAGTAAAGACCCTGCTGGAGCTGAAGGGCCAGTACAAAGCTCTGACTGGACAAGAGTACAAGCCGGTGAGTGCTGCACCAGGAGCAGGGGGCACAGGATCAGAGGACAAGAGCCGCAAGGAGCGCGAGAACACATCTGAGAAACAAGGAGGAGGAGGCCGCAAGCCAcagaaaggaggagaaaaacctCAACAGGGTCAGGAGAGTGGGGCAGGAGGAGCAGGAGATGGTCAGGgaccaaagaaacaaacacg TTTAGGACTtgagacaaagaaagaggaaaatctGTCTGACTGGTATTCTCAG GTGATTACCAAGGCGGAGATGATTGAGTATTATGATGTAAGTGGTTGTTACGTGCTGAGGCCGTGGTCCTATGCAATCTGGGAGAGTATCAAAGAATTCTTTGATCGGGAAATCAAGAAACTAGGAGTGGAGAACTGCTACTTCCCCATGTTCGTCTCTCAAGCAGCTCTGGAGAAGGAAAAGTCTCACATCGCTGACTTTGCTCCCGAG GTTGCATGGGTGACAAGATCAGGGAAGACTGAACTTGCAGAGCCTATTGCTGTGCGTCCCACTAGTGAGACAG TAATGTACCCTGCTTATGCTAAATGGGTCCAGTCACACAGAGATCTGCCAATAAAACTCAACCAGTGGTGTAACGTTGTG CGGTGGGAGTTCAAGCACCCCCAGCCTTTCCTCAGGACCAGAGAGTTCCTCTGGCAAGAGGGACACACAGCCTTTGCCACTAAGGAGGAGGCTGCCGAGGAG GTTCTACAGATTTTGGACTTGTACGCAAGGGTGTATGAGGAGCTTATGGCCATCCCTGTGGTTAAAGGTaggaaaacagagaaagagaagtttGCAGGAGGAGACTACACTACAACCATAGAGGCCTTCATCTCAGCCAGTGGAAGAGCCATTCAG GGTGCCACATCACATCACCTGGGCCAGAACTTTTCTAAGATGTTTGAGATCATGTTTGAAGACCCAAAGAAGCCTGGTGAGAAACAGCTGGCCTACCAGAACTCATGGGGAATAACCACACGCACCATTGGAGTCCTGACCATGGTGCATGGAGACAACATGGGCCTGGTCCTGCCCCCCAGAGTGGCCTGTCTGCAG gtgATCATCATTCCCTGTGGTGTCACAGTTTCTCTGCCTGAGGCTGAGAAGGAGCTCCTGTTGGCTCAATGCAACAAGTATCTTTCCAgactgcaaaaagcagagatcAGGGTGAAGTCTGACCTTCGTGACAACTACTCACCTGGTTGGAAGTTCAATCACTGGGAGTTGAAG GGTGTGCCAATTCGCTTGGAGGTTGGACCTAAGGATCTGAAGCAGAACCAGTGTGTGGCAGTGAGGAGAGACACAGGAGAGAAAATCATCCTTCCAGATGGGGAGCTTGAAAAGAAAATTGCACACCTACTCGAGGAGATCCAGGACAACCTCTTCAAACG GGCTTCCGCTGATCTGAAGTCAAACATGGTGGCTGTTGACACGATGGCGCAGTTCCAGAAAGAGCTGGACCAGGGAAAG ATTGTGCAGATTCCATTCTGTGGAGGCGGTGACTGTGAGGACTGGATAAAGAAGACCACTGCAAA GGATCAGGATCTGGAGCCAGGTGCACCCTCAATGGGAGCTAAGAGTCTGTGCATCCCCTTCCAACCACTAAAGACCCTCCAGCCAGGCCAAATGTGCGTCAGCGGCAAAGAGCCAGCCCAGTACTACACCTTATTCGGTCGCAGTTATTAA
- the eprs1 gene encoding bifunctional glutamate/proline--tRNA ligase isoform X1, which translates to MALNLTVNPSNLPLGALLAAEHVKGSVSVSVEEGKDTKLQVSDQVQFNDVNSITRYLARVVPGLGLYGSNMLEQTEVDHWLEFSARSLSGRSDLAPALAELDAALSLRTFLVGHKVTLADLCVWASLKGSREWQAAQAKPGSFPHVCRWFSFLSSQMPFSEVGTKWASKLSSSLAAPVAKEKKQDLGKFVELPGAEMGKVVVRFPPEASGYLHIGHAKAALLNQHYQVNFKGKLIMRFDDTNPEKEKEDFEKVILEDVAMLQIKPDQFTFTSDHFPTIQRLAEQLLQEGKAYVDDTPPDKMKQEREQRIESHNRKNSVEKNVQMWEEMKAGTEFGQTCCMRAKIDMSSNNGCMRDPTLYRCKIASHPRTGNTYKVYPTYDFACPIVDSIENVTHALRTTEYHDRDEQYYWVIDALRLRKPYIWEYARLNLNNTLLSKRKLTWFVDQGYVDGWDDPRFPTVRGVLRRGMTVEGLKQFIAAQGGSRSVVNMEWDKIWAFNKKVIDPIAPRFSALLSSQVVPISISDTKEEMKEVAKHPKNADVGMKQVWYGPKVFVEGADAETFTEGETVTFINWGNVIITKIHKDSSGTISSLEGRLNLENTDYKKTTKITWLADTPNAPFTPTVCVSYQHLITKPVLGKDDNFKDYINPNSKTEEIMLGDPCLKDLKKGDIIQLQRRGFYICDQSYEPVSPHSCKESPCVLLYIPDGHTKEMPTSGSKDKNKGQPTNKPVKAEPEVSAAPVANSQQIPSSCPFTRVAEQGEVVRKLKAEKAPKDKIDAAVKELLARKAEFKQLTGQDYKPDMTPPSAAHTKPAPTSTSSPTDLYTQVAAQGELVRKLKTEKSAKEQIDAAVKQLLFLKEEYKKVTGQDYKPGAAPAPSAPAPSAPAPSAPASSTTTPSVSSAPKSLNKDAVDTYHRVSEQGDLVRKLKTDKAPKDQVDAAVKQLLNLKAEYKQQTGKEYKPGQSPSSPAPAQAAPAQAAPAQANPAPPNSCASPQAQALYAQVSHQGEQVRKLKTEKAPKEQVDTAVKTLLELKGQYKALTGQEYKPVSAAPGAGGTGSEDKSRKERENTSEKQGGGGRKPQKGGEKPQQGQESGAGGAGDGQGPKKQTRLGLETKKEENLSDWYSQVITKAEMIEYYDVSGCYVLRPWSYAIWESIKEFFDREIKKLGVENCYFPMFVSQAALEKEKSHIADFAPEVAWVTRSGKTELAEPIAVRPTSETVMYPAYAKWVQSHRDLPIKLNQWCNVVRWEFKHPQPFLRTREFLWQEGHTAFATKEEAAEEVLQILDLYARVYEELMAIPVVKGRKTEKEKFAGGDYTTTIEAFISASGRAIQGATSHHLGQNFSKMFEIMFEDPKKPGEKQLAYQNSWGITTRTIGVLTMVHGDNMGLVLPPRVACLQVIIIPCGVTVSLPEAEKELLLAQCNKYLSRLQKAEIRVKSDLRDNYSPGWKFNHWELKGVPIRLEVGPKDLKQNQCVAVRRDTGEKIILPDGELEKKIAHLLEEIQDNLFKRASADLKSNMVAVDTMAQFQKELDQGKIVQIPFCGGGDCEDWIKKTTAKDQDLEPGAPSMGAKSLCIPFQPLKTLQPGQMCVSGKEPAQYYTLFGRSY; encoded by the exons ATGGCTTTAAACCTTACCGTCAATCCCAGCAACCTACCGCTAG GGGCGCTGTTAGCAGCAGAGCACGTGAAGGGCAGCGTCAGTGTCTCTGTGGAGGAAGGCAAAGACACCAAACTCCAAGTCTCTGA cCAGGTGCAGTTCAATGACGTAAACTCCATTACACGTTACCTTGCACGTGTAGTACCAGGCCTGGGTCTGTATGGCTCCAACATGCTGGAACAAACTGAG GTGGACCACTGGCTAGAGTTCAGCGCCCGTAGCCTGAGTGGACGGTCGGACCTGGCTCCTGCTCTTGCAGAATTGGATGCAGCACTGTCACTGCGCACCTTCCTGGTGGGCCACAAAGTGACCCTGGctgatctctgtgtgtgggcTTCTCTCAAAG GGAGTCGGGAGTGGCAGGCAGCGCAGGCTAAACCCGGGTCCTTTCCTCATGTTTGCCGCTGGTTCTCTTTCCTGAGCTCTCAGATGCCCTTTAGTGAGGTGGGCACCAAGTGGGCCAGCAAGCTCTCAAGCAGTCTGGCTGCT CCTGTCGCAAAAGAGAAGAAGCAGGATCTTGGGAAATTTGTGGAGCTGCCTGGTGCCGAGATGGGAAAAGTTGTGGTGCGATTCCCTCCAGAGGCCAGTGG GTACTTGCACATAGGCCATGCCAAGGCTGCCCTTCTCAACCAGCACTACCAGGTTAACTTTAAGGGCAAGCTGATCATGCGCTTTGATGACACAAACCCTGAGAAGGAAAAGGAGGACTTTGAGAAG GTGATCTTGGAGGATGTGGCCATGCTGCAGATTAAGCCGGATCAGTTCACCTTCACAAGCGACCACTTCCCCACCATCCAGCGTCTGGCTGAGCAGCTGCTTCAGGAAGGCAAAGCCTACGTTGATGACACACCCCCTGACAAAATGAAGCAGGAGAGGGAGCAGAGGATCGAGTCACACAACCGCAAAAACT CTGTGGAGAAGAACGTTCAGATGTGGGAGGAGATGAAGGCAGGCACAGAGTTTGGTCAGACCTGCTGTATGAGAGCTAAGATTGATATGAGCTCCAACAATGGCTGCATGCGTGACCCTACACTGTACCGCTGCAAAATTGCATCCCATCCCCGCACTGGCAACACGTACAA GGTGTACCCCACGTATGACTTTGCCTGCCCCATTGTAGACAGCATTGAGAATGTGACCCATGCGCTCCGCACCACAGAGTACCACGACCGTGATGAGCAGTACTACTGGGTAATCGATGCCCTGCGGCTGCGCAAGCCCTACATTTGGGAATACGCTAGACTCAATCTCAACAACACTCTGCTCTCTAAGAGGAAGCTCACCTGGTTTGTGGATCAGGGCTATGTGGATGGATG GGATGACCCACGGTTCCCCACGGTCAGAGGAGTCCTGCGCAGGGGAATGACTGTTGAAGGGCTCAAGCAATTCATTGCTGCACAG GGTGGATCCAGGTCTGTGGTCAACATGGAGTGGGATAAGATCTGGGCATTTAACAAAAAG GTCATTGACCCCATAGCTCCAAGGTTCAGTGCCCTGCTGAGCTCACAAGTTGTACCTATCTCAATTTCTGATACCAAGGAAGAAATGAAGGAGGTGGCCAAACACCCAAAG AACGCTGATGTGGGGATGAAGCAGGTATGGTATGGCCCAAAGGTGTTTGTTGAGGGAGCAGATGCTGAGACCTTCACCGAAGGAGAGACTGTTACCTTCATTAACTGGGGCAACGTCATCATCACTAAAATTCACAA AGACAGCAGTGGAACCATCTCATCTCTGGAAGGGCGTCTGAACCTGGAGAACACAGACTATAAGAAGACCACCAAGATCACTTGGTTGGCTGACACCCCCAATGCTCCCTTCACCCCTACTGTGTGTGTCAGCTATCAGCACCTCATCACCAAACCTGTGCTGGGCAAAGATGACAATTTCAAGGACTACATTAATCCAAACAGCAAG ACCGAGGAGATCATGCTAGGTGACCCATGTCTGAAGGACTTGAAGAAGGGTGACATCATCCAGCTGCAGAGGAGGGGCTTCTATATCTGTGATCAGTCATATGAACCAGTCAG TCCTCATAGCTGTAAGGAGAGCCCCTGTGTCCTGCTGTATATACCAGATGGCCACACCAAGGAGATGCCCACATCTGGCTCCAAGGACAAAAATAAGGGCCAGCCAACCAACAAGCCT GTAAAAGCTGAGCCTGAAGTGTCTGCAGCCCCTGTAGCCAACAGCCAACAAATACCTTCATCTTGTCCTTTCACACGTGTAGCTGAGCAAGGCGAAGTGGTGCGGAAACTGAAGGCCGAGAAAGCACCCAAG GACAAAATAGATGCAGCTGTAAAAGAACTTTTGGCTCGCAAAGCTGAGTTTAAGCAACTCACAGGTCAGGATTACAAACCCGACATGACTCCTCCCTCTGCAGCACACACAAAGCCAGCTCCAACATCTACCTCGTCCCCTACTGATCTCTACACGCAAGTGGCTGCACAGGGAGAGCTGGTCAGGAAACTCAAAACAGAGAAATCAGCAAAG GAACAAATTGATGCTGCTGTGAAACAGCTGCTCTTTCTAAAGGAAGAGTATAAGAAGGTGACTGGTCAGGACTACAAGCCAGGAGCTGCTCCTGCTCCTTCAGCTCCTGCTCCTTCAGCTCCTGCTCCTTCAGCTCCTGCTTCATCAACCACCACGCCATCAGTGTCCTCAGCACCCAAAAGCCTCAATAAAGATGCTGTGGACACTTACCATCGTGTCTCAGAGCAGGGTGACCTTGTGAGGAAACTGAAAACTGACAAGGCACCTAAG GATCAGGTGGATGCTGCTGTGAAACAGCTGCTGAATCTGAAGGCTGAATATAAACAGCAAACTGGAAAAGAGTATAAACCAGGCCAGTCTCCCAGTTCTCCAGCCCCTGCACAGGCCGCCCCTGCACAGGCCGCTCCTGCACAGGCCAACCCTGCACCTCCCAACTCCTGCGCTTCCCCTCAGGCACAGGCTCTATATGCACAGGTCTCCCACCAGGGGGAGCAAGTGAGAAAGCTCAAAACAGAGAAAGCCCCAAAG gaacAGGTCGACACAGCAGTAAAGACCCTGCTGGAGCTGAAGGGCCAGTACAAAGCTCTGACTGGACAAGAGTACAAGCCGGTGAGTGCTGCACCAGGAGCAGGGGGCACAGGATCAGAGGACAAGAGCCGCAAGGAGCGCGAGAACACATCTGAGAAACAAGGAGGAGGAGGCCGCAAGCCAcagaaaggaggagaaaaacctCAACAGGGTCAGGAGAGTGGGGCAGGAGGAGCAGGAGATGGTCAGGgaccaaagaaacaaacacg TTTAGGACTtgagacaaagaaagaggaaaatctGTCTGACTGGTATTCTCAG GTGATTACCAAGGCGGAGATGATTGAGTATTATGATGTAAGTGGTTGTTACGTGCTGAGGCCGTGGTCCTATGCAATCTGGGAGAGTATCAAAGAATTCTTTGATCGGGAAATCAAGAAACTAGGAGTGGAGAACTGCTACTTCCCCATGTTCGTCTCTCAAGCAGCTCTGGAGAAGGAAAAGTCTCACATCGCTGACTTTGCTCCCGAG GTTGCATGGGTGACAAGATCAGGGAAGACTGAACTTGCAGAGCCTATTGCTGTGCGTCCCACTAGTGAGACAG TAATGTACCCTGCTTATGCTAAATGGGTCCAGTCACACAGAGATCTGCCAATAAAACTCAACCAGTGGTGTAACGTTGTG CGGTGGGAGTTCAAGCACCCCCAGCCTTTCCTCAGGACCAGAGAGTTCCTCTGGCAAGAGGGACACACAGCCTTTGCCACTAAGGAGGAGGCTGCCGAGGAG GTTCTACAGATTTTGGACTTGTACGCAAGGGTGTATGAGGAGCTTATGGCCATCCCTGTGGTTAAAGGTaggaaaacagagaaagagaagtttGCAGGAGGAGACTACACTACAACCATAGAGGCCTTCATCTCAGCCAGTGGAAGAGCCATTCAG GGTGCCACATCACATCACCTGGGCCAGAACTTTTCTAAGATGTTTGAGATCATGTTTGAAGACCCAAAGAAGCCTGGTGAGAAACAGCTGGCCTACCAGAACTCATGGGGAATAACCACACGCACCATTGGAGTCCTGACCATGGTGCATGGAGACAACATGGGCCTGGTCCTGCCCCCCAGAGTGGCCTGTCTGCAG gtgATCATCATTCCCTGTGGTGTCACAGTTTCTCTGCCTGAGGCTGAGAAGGAGCTCCTGTTGGCTCAATGCAACAAGTATCTTTCCAgactgcaaaaagcagagatcAGGGTGAAGTCTGACCTTCGTGACAACTACTCACCTGGTTGGAAGTTCAATCACTGGGAGTTGAAG GGTGTGCCAATTCGCTTGGAGGTTGGACCTAAGGATCTGAAGCAGAACCAGTGTGTGGCAGTGAGGAGAGACACAGGAGAGAAAATCATCCTTCCAGATGGGGAGCTTGAAAAGAAAATTGCACACCTACTCGAGGAGATCCAGGACAACCTCTTCAAACG GGCTTCCGCTGATCTGAAGTCAAACATGGTGGCTGTTGACACGATGGCGCAGTTCCAGAAAGAGCTGGACCAGGGAAAG ATTGTGCAGATTCCATTCTGTGGAGGCGGTGACTGTGAGGACTGGATAAAGAAGACCACTGCAAA GGATCAGGATCTGGAGCCAGGTGCACCCTCAATGGGAGCTAAGAGTCTGTGCATCCCCTTCCAACCACTAAAGACCCTCCAGCCAGGCCAAATGTGCGTCAGCGGCAAAGAGCCAGCCCAGTACTACACCTTATTCGGTCGCAGTTATTAA
- the LOC132851919 gene encoding uncharacterized protein LOC132851919, producing the protein MKGVHAAETRIGTALRTMHQSYHEARRQGARNLNPIPYQAGYMGHKIHMDQNEKLAMFGVTHVLAIDGFSKKNHIVERIWPEVISRVNYPLKTALLQLVDQEEIYMNDSLVRYCVSNLTGQLCQIGLTRLVESWNAHRIPGKGVPNDLAGCGCPKKIPQELLPHSVDAADLYSQQLGSSLTTHSTFGVDPFSTEQDKLRVENQFAEQYSDISDLFSRAVNNDLAPYKQALLCLITTTQHNVRKADCSI; encoded by the exons ATGAAAGGAGTGCATGCTGCAGAGACGAGAATTGGAACAGCGCTCAGAACTATGCATCAGTCTTACCATGAAGCAAGACGTCAG ggtgcCCGCAATCTCAACCCCATACCATATCAAGCTGGTTACATGGGCCATAAGATCCATATGGACCAAAACGAAAAACTGGCTATGTTTGGGGTCACCCATGTTTTAGCCATTGATGGCTTCAGCAAAAAG AATCATATAGTTGAACGAATCTGGCCTGAAGTCATCAGTCGTGTCAACTATCCACTGAAGACAGCTCTTCTGCAGTTGGTGGATCAAGAGGAAATATACATGAACGACAGCCTTGTGAGATACTGTGTGTCAAACCTGACTGGTCAGTTGTGCCAGATTGGTCTTACAAGGCTGGTGGAGTCATGGAATGCTCACCGAATTCCAG gtaAAGGTGTACCAAATGACTTGGCTGGCTGTGGATGTCCCAAAAAAATCCCACAGGAGCTGCTGCCTCATTCAGTTGATGCAGCAGACCTTTACAGCCAACAGCTGGGATCCTCACTGACCACACATTCAACTTTTGGAGTTGATCCATTTTCAACTGAACAGGACAAACTTAGAGTTGAGAATCAGTTTGCTGAGCAATATTCAGACATCTCAGACTTGTTCTCTAGAGCAGTGAACAATGACTTGGCTCCGTACAAACAGGCATTGCTCTGTCTTATAACCACAACTCAGCACAATGTGAGAAAAGCAGATTGCTCTATTTGA